The following coding sequences are from one Bacteroidales bacterium WCE2008 window:
- a CDS encoding CarboxypepD_reg-like domain-containing protein → MNKNWLVLLLLCLVSVPSYSQMTRVRGAVTDAVTGEPVPFVSVYFKNTTIGISTDLEGRYYIETADTAARVLTASILGYSAQERPVSRGSFNEIDFVLEPYSDELRSAVVKPDNRRIRRILDALDRSRARNDYEMDRKWATRCYVKTELDATHAEELVSSALFRNALESTIQYRDTSVVTGQTFIPILFSETISERTHGVVGDGLDQERIIANKITGFVEEDFMRPYSGTYLLNTNIYKNTIRLFNLDIPSPISRNGHPFYNYYLVDSLNIDGRKTYCLRFHPKKYVSSPTLDGEVTFDAEDYGIRSVHVSLSGKSNVNWIRSINLDTDFYRLDSGFSFPANETLFIDFSIAVSDSSKVISFLANRHTHYDVPVTDSDALKSPAGRNRVVDSGETGSDEFWTWNRPVPLTARETGLVEMIETTKAKAAFKTLHGVARSLIVGYVEPETAKIGIGPIFKTVLYNSTEGLHVGTGFRTTRNFSTKVRLSATAGYGFRDRKPKGTFGMEYVFNREVTRKLTLSGSYDYEQLGAGNGQLTGRSIFNSFVTTGGGDRQTLLERYSLLYEHEVTSDFSLYLDASSSRIYGNEMVPLTASDGSPLKSVCSNQVRLTARFSHDERVTRGVFDKAHIFTRYPVLYLSVTKAFKGLLKNDTDFTRADVVLDWHASSGALGFGSIHVDAGAIFGDVPYPLLKLHSGNQSIFFDKNAFNCLDYYELTSDRWVEVFYEHNLNGLLLSKIPLISGLDLREVAGIRCAYGSLAKSPMKTPYVEVSAGISNIFRIMRVDANWRLTHRSTRNFVVTIGTDLQF, encoded by the coding sequence ATGAATAAGAATTGGCTTGTCCTGTTGCTACTTTGCCTCGTTTCAGTACCGTCTTACTCGCAGATGACAAGAGTGAGAGGGGCTGTTACCGATGCCGTGACCGGAGAGCCTGTCCCGTTCGTTTCCGTGTATTTCAAGAATACCACAATCGGAATCTCTACAGACCTTGAAGGCAGATACTATATAGAGACTGCGGATACGGCAGCCCGCGTGCTGACGGCCAGTATCCTCGGCTATTCTGCCCAGGAAAGGCCTGTTTCCAGAGGCTCGTTCAACGAAATCGACTTCGTGCTGGAGCCATATTCGGATGAACTCCGTTCTGCTGTCGTCAAGCCTGATAATCGCAGGATCAGGAGGATCCTGGATGCGCTGGACCGCAGTCGCGCGCGCAATGACTATGAAATGGACCGGAAATGGGCGACCAGATGCTATGTGAAGACCGAACTGGATGCGACCCATGCCGAAGAACTGGTCTCGAGCGCTCTTTTCCGCAATGCCCTGGAATCGACTATACAGTATCGGGATACTTCGGTCGTTACCGGCCAGACTTTTATCCCCATACTGTTTTCCGAGACTATTTCGGAGAGAACCCATGGTGTTGTGGGCGACGGTCTGGACCAGGAAAGGATAATCGCCAATAAGATAACCGGATTCGTGGAAGAGGATTTCATGCGTCCGTATTCCGGAACATATCTTCTCAATACGAATATCTACAAGAATACCATAAGGCTGTTCAATCTGGACATTCCTTCTCCTATAAGCCGTAACGGGCATCCTTTCTATAACTATTATCTGGTCGACAGCCTGAATATCGACGGACGGAAGACTTATTGTCTGCGTTTCCATCCCAAGAAGTATGTGTCCTCTCCGACTCTTGACGGAGAGGTGACTTTCGATGCCGAAGATTATGGCATCCGTTCGGTGCATGTCAGCCTTTCCGGAAAGTCGAACGTCAACTGGATAAGGTCAATCAATCTGGATACTGATTTCTACAGGCTGGACTCCGGATTCTCGTTCCCGGCCAATGAGACGCTTTTCATAGACTTCTCCATCGCCGTCAGCGACAGCTCGAAGGTGATTTCTTTCCTTGCGAACAGGCACACGCATTACGATGTCCCTGTGACGGATTCCGATGCTCTGAAATCTCCTGCCGGAAGGAACAGGGTCGTCGATTCCGGAGAGACCGGATCGGATGAGTTCTGGACATGGAACCGTCCCGTCCCGCTGACAGCAAGGGAAACGGGGCTCGTCGAGATGATCGAGACTACAAAAGCAAAGGCCGCATTCAAGACCCTGCATGGGGTGGCACGCTCTCTTATCGTAGGCTATGTTGAGCCTGAAACGGCCAAAATAGGCATCGGACCTATCTTCAAGACCGTCCTGTATAACTCTACCGAGGGACTTCATGTCGGTACCGGTTTCCGCACGACCAGGAATTTTAGCACCAAGGTCAGGCTTTCCGCTACTGCCGGATATGGATTCCGTGACAGGAAGCCTAAGGGCACCTTCGGGATGGAATATGTCTTCAACCGGGAGGTTACGAGGAAGCTGACACTCTCCGGCAGCTATGATTATGAGCAGCTCGGGGCGGGGAACGGACAACTTACGGGCCGGTCCATATTCAATTCGTTCGTGACTACGGGCGGAGGCGACCGCCAGACTCTTCTGGAGAGGTACAGTCTTTTGTATGAGCATGAGGTGACCAGTGATTTCTCGCTTTATCTCGACGCTTCTTCCAGCAGGATATACGGCAATGAGATGGTGCCGCTGACTGCATCTGACGGGAGTCCCCTCAAGTCTGTCTGCTCGAACCAGGTGAGGCTGACCGCCAGATTCTCCCACGACGAAAGAGTCACCAGAGGCGTTTTCGACAAGGCCCATATATTCACAAGATATCCGGTGCTCTATCTCAGCGTTACAAAGGCCTTCAAGGGTCTCCTGAAGAATGATACTGATTTTACCAGGGCGGATGTCGTGCTGGACTGGCATGCTTCTTCCGGCGCTCTCGGTTTTGGGAGCATCCATGTCGATGCCGGGGCGATTTTCGGAGACGTACCTTATCCTTTGCTGAAACTGCATTCGGGAAATCAGTCAATTTTCTTCGATAAGAATGCTTTCAACTGTCTGGACTACTATGAACTGACGTCTGACAGATGGGTAGAGGTTTTCTATGAACATAATCTCAACGGTCTCCTGCTCAGCAAGATACCGCTGATATCCGGGCTGGACCTCAGGGAGGTCGCCGGAATTCGCTGTGCCTACGGGTCTCTCGCCAAGTCCCCGATGAAGACTCCATACGTGGAAGTAAGCGCCGGAATCTCCAATATATTCAGAATCATGAGAGTAGATGCAAACTGGCGTCTCACGCATCGCAGCACCCGCAATTTTGTCGTCACGATTGGTACCGACCTGCAGTTCTGA